One genomic window of Bartonella sp. HY038 includes the following:
- a CDS encoding 50S ribosomal protein L11 methyltransferase, producing MSQIRLFITHTKFDAEAIYAKLEPAFEEDGLPISIAEINEDEEIFEVSLYCEDDDLEDMRTRFANILNIDENSITVEILPEIDWVQHSLEGLKPVRAGRFFVHGSHDREKIAANDISIEIDAGQAFGTGHHGTTAGCLEMIGMVMRNEHPQNILDLGTGSGVLAIGMAKLYPVKIVASDIDPIATKVAKENIKLNGVASRIDAVTAAGFHHRELLMRAPFDLIVANILARPLMMLAPRMSRALKPNGSIILSGILDSQRDRVLAAYRAQGLYHQSTFHRNGWVTLHLKR from the coding sequence TTGTCACAGATACGCCTATTTATAACCCATACAAAATTCGATGCCGAGGCAATCTATGCCAAGCTTGAGCCAGCTTTTGAAGAAGATGGCTTACCAATTTCTATTGCAGAAATTAATGAAGATGAAGAAATTTTCGAGGTTTCGCTTTATTGTGAAGATGATGACCTTGAGGATATGCGCACGCGCTTTGCCAATATTTTAAATATTGATGAAAATAGCATCACGGTTGAAATTTTACCTGAAATTGATTGGGTTCAACACAGCCTTGAAGGGTTAAAACCTGTACGTGCCGGCCGTTTTTTTGTGCATGGTAGCCATGACCGAGAAAAAATTGCCGCTAATGATATTTCCATTGAAATTGATGCAGGCCAAGCATTTGGTACCGGCCATCACGGCACAACTGCCGGTTGCCTTGAAATGATTGGCATGGTGATGCGCAACGAGCATCCACAAAACATTCTTGACCTTGGTACAGGCAGCGGCGTGTTAGCCATTGGCATGGCTAAGCTTTACCCCGTAAAGATTGTCGCCAGTGATATTGACCCGATTGCGACCAAGGTTGCTAAGGAAAATATTAAATTAAATGGCGTTGCATCGCGCATTGATGCGGTAACCGCAGCAGGTTTCCACCATCGTGAATTATTGATGCGTGCGCCATTTGACTTGATTGTTGCCAATATTCTTGCTCGGCCATTAATGATGCTAGCGCCGCGAATGTCACGGGCGTTAAAACCCAATGGCTCCATCATATTATCGGGTATTTTAGATAGCCAACGCGACCGTGTTCTTGCAGCTTATCGTGCACAGGGACTCTATCACCAATCAACATTTCACCGTAATGGTTGGGTAACACTACATTTAAAACGATAA
- a CDS encoding aminopeptidase P family protein has product MFQTFDVATNPDNGKPRLALLRKEMSRLGLNGFIIPRADEHQGEYVPPHAQRLAWLTGFTGSAGSALVLQDKAYIFTDGRYSLQVRQQTDNNVFDYEDLISNPPSKWLSEHGKGLTIGFDPWLTTIAGARQLREAMAKTAGNLHSLDYNLVDVIWDDQPEPPLGRVTIQPLSMAGKEADIKLAEMQEDIRQKNCTATILTDPSSIAWLFNIRGTDVSNTPLPLSFAFISASSKPYLFIDPRKLGVEEKAYLDPLCHIVAPSHMIDKLKEIIAGNQIILLDANLCAEKIRTLIEDAGAKIVEGQDPAKLPRAIKNAVELEGARRAHLRDGVALVRFFSWLSRQSAGTQNEISAAIKLEEFRAKTAIEHHSKLEDLSFDTISGVGSDGAIIHYRVNTKTNRKLEPHELYLVDSGAQYRDGTTDVTRTVAICAKGGKPDAEQIRCFTLVLKGMINMSLARFPAHSRGVDLDILARSALWKAGLDYKHGTGHGVGSFLSVHEGPQSLSRASTQELMAGMIISNEPGYYREGAFGIRIENLLIVQDAEPIDGGEIDMHSFETLTLCPIDQSLIDSTMLTLEERQWLNAYHAKVYEKLSPFVSGDDLAFLTSATAELS; this is encoded by the coding sequence ATGTTTCAGACCTTTGATGTTGCAACCAATCCTGACAATGGCAAGCCAAGACTGGCACTATTGCGTAAAGAAATGAGCCGCTTAGGGCTTAATGGCTTTATCATACCCCGCGCCGATGAGCATCAAGGTGAATATGTACCGCCACATGCGCAACGCCTTGCTTGGCTAACCGGTTTCACCGGATCGGCGGGAAGCGCACTTGTCTTGCAAGATAAAGCCTATATTTTTACCGATGGGCGTTATAGTTTACAGGTTCGCCAACAAACCGATAATAATGTTTTTGACTATGAAGATTTAATATCAAATCCACCATCAAAGTGGTTGAGTGAGCATGGCAAAGGTCTAACAATTGGCTTTGACCCTTGGCTCACCACTATTGCAGGAGCACGTCAGCTGCGTGAAGCTATGGCAAAGACTGCTGGCAATTTGCATAGTTTAGATTATAATCTTGTTGATGTCATTTGGGATGACCAGCCAGAGCCACCACTTGGCCGCGTGACCATTCAACCGCTTTCCATGGCTGGTAAAGAAGCAGATATTAAACTTGCAGAAATGCAGGAGGATATTAGGCAGAAAAATTGCACCGCCACTATTTTAACCGATCCATCATCAATTGCATGGCTATTTAATATTCGCGGAACAGATGTATCAAATACGCCATTGCCATTATCTTTTGCTTTTATATCAGCATCTAGTAAGCCCTATTTATTTATTGATCCAAGAAAACTCGGGGTCGAAGAAAAAGCCTATCTAGACCCGCTATGCCATATTGTGGCTCCAAGCCATATGATTGATAAATTGAAGGAAATTATTGCCGGCAATCAAATAATATTGCTTGATGCCAATTTATGTGCTGAAAAAATCCGCACACTTATTGAAGATGCTGGTGCAAAGATTGTTGAAGGGCAAGATCCGGCAAAATTACCAAGGGCAATTAAAAACGCAGTAGAACTAGAAGGCGCAAGACGGGCGCATTTGCGTGACGGTGTTGCCTTGGTTAGATTTTTCTCGTGGCTAAGCCGGCAAAGTGCAGGTACTCAAAACGAAATTTCCGCCGCTATTAAGCTTGAAGAATTTCGCGCAAAAACCGCAATTGAGCACCATTCTAAGCTTGAAGATTTATCATTTGACACAATTTCGGGCGTGGGCAGTGATGGCGCTATTATCCATTACCGTGTTAACACCAAAACCAACCGCAAATTAGAACCGCATGAATTATACCTCGTTGATTCAGGCGCGCAATATCGCGATGGCACCACAGATGTTACCAGAACCGTTGCCATTTGTGCTAAAGGCGGCAAGCCAGATGCAGAACAAATTCGCTGTTTTACACTGGTGTTGAAAGGCATGATCAACATGTCATTGGCACGTTTTCCTGCCCATTCACGCGGGGTTGATCTTGATATTTTGGCACGCAGCGCCTTATGGAAAGCTGGCCTTGATTATAAGCATGGTACAGGGCATGGTGTTGGCTCTTTTCTATCAGTTCATGAAGGGCCGCAAAGCTTATCACGCGCTAGCACACAAGAATTAATGGCAGGCATGATTATTTCCAATGAGCCCGGTTATTACCGCGAGGGAGCCTTTGGCATACGCATTGAAAACTTGCTTATTGTGCAAGATGCAGAACCAATTGATGGCGGCGAAATTGACATGCATAGTTTTGAAACCTTGACCCTATGTCCAATTGATCAAAGCTTGATTGATAGCACTATGCTCACTTTAGAAGAACGCCAATGGCTCAACGCCTATCATGCAAAGGTTTATGAAAAGCTTTCACCATTTGTAAGTGGTGACGATTTAGCCTTTTTAACCAGTGCCACAGCGGAATTATCATAA
- a CDS encoding L-threonylcarbamoyladenylate synthase produces MIVSASPTIINQVVAHLREGKLAALPTETVYGLAADATNGEAVAEIFATKGRPHFNPLIAHVASMDMAARYVAIDDMSAKLMQEFWPGPLTLVLPLLETNNIHPLATAGLSTLALRNPKGIFADIVQALDRPIVAPSANRSGRISPTSAIAVENDFQGRVPLIIDAGPCEVGVESTIIKVDGDDVYLLRPGGLEREAIEAIIKRPLKQLDHGAAIEAPGMMKSHYAPNATMRLNVDEVMEGEAFLHFGDAAIKGQANAKAILNLSESGDLKEAAVHLFDYMQRLDLVGASSIAVAPIPLTSLGEAINDRLNRAAAPK; encoded by the coding sequence ATGATTGTTTCAGCATCGCCTACTATTATAAACCAAGTCGTTGCGCATTTGCGTGAGGGCAAGTTGGCGGCTCTACCTACTGAAACAGTCTATGGATTGGCGGCAGATGCAACTAATGGGGAGGCTGTGGCAGAAATTTTTGCTACCAAAGGTCGTCCACATTTTAATCCTTTAATTGCTCATGTTGCCTCCATGGATATGGCAGCACGTTATGTTGCAATTGATGATATGTCAGCCAAGTTGATGCAAGAATTTTGGCCGGGACCTTTGACACTTGTTTTACCTTTGTTAGAAACCAACAATATTCATCCTTTGGCAACGGCCGGCTTATCGACCCTTGCCTTGCGCAACCCAAAGGGAATTTTTGCAGATATTGTGCAAGCTCTTGACCGTCCTATTGTAGCGCCAAGTGCGAACCGTTCTGGTCGAATTAGCCCAACAAGTGCTATTGCGGTTGAAAATGATTTTCAAGGTCGTGTGCCATTAATTATTGATGCAGGTCCATGTGAAGTAGGGGTTGAATCTACCATTATCAAAGTTGATGGTGATGATGTTTATTTACTGCGCCCTGGTGGTTTAGAGCGTGAAGCGATTGAGGCTATTATAAAGCGGCCATTGAAACAATTGGACCATGGTGCAGCTATTGAAGCACCGGGTATGATGAAGTCTCATTATGCGCCCAATGCAACCATGCGTTTAAATGTTGATGAAGTCATGGAAGGGGAAGCGTTTTTACACTTTGGTGACGCAGCAATTAAGGGACAGGCAAATGCAAAAGCCATTTTAAATTTGAGCGAAAGTGGAGATTTAAAAGAAGCGGCAGTGCATTTATTTGATTATATGCAGCGCCTTGATCTTGTTGGCGCAAGTTCCATTGCGGTTGCACCAATACCGTTGACGAGTCTTGGTGAGGCAATTAATGACCGGCTTAACCGCGCCGCTGCACCAAAATAA
- a CDS encoding ribonuclease HII, translating to MAKKINPLPLLFDIPKQPDFSGEQRLMRHGAKFVAGTDEAGRGPLAGPVVAAAVILDPDNIPVGLNDSKKLSHKQREKLYQQILDSAFSVSICSVSALSIDLSDIRKASLEAMRRACQGLAVQPDYILIDGRDIPDGLPCAADSWVKGDQRSVSIAAASIIAKEMRDKMMILAASQHPHYGFEKHAGYATVTHRQAIGSHGPVKKLHRYSFAPIKNMDIK from the coding sequence ATGGCAAAAAAAATTAATCCTTTACCGCTTTTATTTGATATTCCTAAGCAACCAGATTTTTCTGGCGAGCAGCGTTTAATGCGCCATGGGGCAAAATTTGTTGCGGGTACTGATGAAGCAGGACGCGGGCCTTTAGCTGGGCCAGTAGTTGCTGCTGCGGTTATTTTAGACCCAGATAATATCCCTGTTGGTCTCAATGACTCTAAAAAATTGTCGCATAAGCAGCGCGAAAAATTGTATCAACAAATTTTGGATAGCGCTTTTAGCGTTAGTATTTGCAGCGTGAGTGCTTTATCCATTGATCTTAGTGATATACGTAAAGCTTCGCTTGAAGCCATGCGCCGTGCATGCCAAGGCCTTGCAGTACAGCCCGATTATATTTTAATCGATGGCCGCGATATACCTGATGGCTTACCTTGTGCTGCCGATTCTTGGGTAAAAGGCGATCAACGCTCCGTCTCTATTGCTGCAGCCTCGATCATTGCTAAGGAAATGCGTGATAAAATGATGATTTTAGCAGCCAGTCAACATCCCCATTATGGGTTTGAAAAACATGCCGGTTATGCAACTGTCACTCATCGGCAAGCCATTGGCAGTCATGGGCCAGTTAAAAAATTACATCGCTATAGTTTTGCGCCGATAAAAAATATGGATATTAAATAG
- a CDS encoding MmcQ/YjbR family DNA-binding protein — translation MSLYDVKDFDEFVTSLKSVTLHDQWHARVAKIGGKFFAALGGKGGLWVDCLVFKVAPSSYLMMLEQDGIKRAPYTSSTWPAVHNNSELTDDELKIYIARSYNIVAKSLTRKKRQECGLD, via the coding sequence TTGTCTCTTTATGATGTTAAGGACTTTGATGAATTTGTAACTTCGTTAAAATCTGTCACCTTGCACGACCAATGGCATGCAAGAGTAGCCAAGATTGGTGGTAAATTTTTTGCCGCGCTTGGAGGTAAAGGTGGTTTATGGGTTGATTGTTTGGTTTTTAAGGTAGCGCCTTCAAGCTATCTTATGATGCTTGAGCAAGATGGTATAAAACGTGCGCCTTATACATCAAGCACCTGGCCAGCCGTACATAATAATTCAGAACTAACTGATGATGAATTAAAAATCTATATCGCGCGTTCCTATAATATTGTTGCTAAAAGTTTAACGAGAAAAAAGCGCCAAGAATGCGGGCTTGATTAG
- a CDS encoding PA0069 family radical SAM protein, which yields MLKIRINHNLADNLAKADKAAFGVGRQAHANDIIEDSNMRLQAKRIKGRGAGLNPAGRFEDKSVCSFDDGWQNDEEIAPLKTIVQIEKARNIITSNNSPDLGFDRSINPYRGCEHGCIYCFARPSHSYMGLSAGVDFETQLFAKPDAAKLLEKELSKAGYKPKIIAIGTNTDPYQPIEKKWAIMREILTVLNRVNHPVSIVTKSALILRDVDILSEMAQKRLVRVCISLTTLDSRLSRAMEPRAATPKRRLETIKQLHQANIPVSTLVAPVIPGLNDHEIENILESAKEAGVHDADFVMLRLPYEVAPLFKDWLLREYPNHYRKIISILRSMRGGKDYDADWQSRMRGTGPFAELVARRFAITCQRLDIGKRRIPLSFENFQPPIKSPVQLSLF from the coding sequence ATGTTAAAAATTCGGATTAATCATAATCTTGCTGATAATCTTGCCAAGGCTGATAAGGCTGCCTTTGGCGTTGGTCGCCAAGCGCACGCTAACGATATTATTGAAGATAGCAATATGCGGCTTCAAGCAAAGCGTATAAAAGGGCGTGGAGCAGGGCTTAATCCTGCAGGGCGCTTTGAAGATAAATCAGTTTGTTCCTTTGATGATGGCTGGCAAAATGATGAAGAAATAGCACCGCTTAAAACAATTGTTCAAATTGAAAAAGCTCGCAATATTATTACAAGCAACAATTCGCCTGATCTTGGGTTTGACCGCTCTATCAATCCTTATCGTGGTTGTGAGCATGGTTGTATTTATTGTTTTGCCCGTCCTAGCCACTCTTATATGGGCTTGTCGGCAGGGGTGGATTTTGAAACACAGCTTTTTGCAAAACCTGATGCAGCAAAATTGCTAGAAAAGGAATTATCAAAAGCTGGCTATAAACCGAAAATCATTGCCATTGGTACGAATACTGATCCTTATCAGCCGATTGAAAAAAAATGGGCGATTATGCGAGAAATTTTGACCGTTTTAAATAGGGTCAATCATCCGGTAAGTATTGTGACAAAATCAGCTTTGATTTTGCGTGATGTTGATATTTTAAGCGAAATGGCGCAAAAACGGTTGGTACGGGTTTGTATTTCACTTACCACATTGGATAGTAGGCTTTCACGGGCAATGGAGCCAAGAGCTGCAACGCCAAAGCGCCGCCTTGAAACTATAAAGCAATTGCATCAAGCCAATATACCGGTTTCTACTTTGGTTGCGCCGGTTATTCCCGGTTTAAATGATCATGAGATTGAAAATATATTAGAGTCTGCAAAAGAAGCTGGTGTTCATGACGCAGATTTTGTCATGCTGCGTTTGCCTTATGAGGTTGCCCCTTTATTTAAAGATTGGCTTTTGCGCGAATATCCCAATCACTATCGTAAAATTATTTCAATTTTACGATCCATGCGCGGTGGCAAAGATTATGATGCCGATTGGCAAAGCCGGATGCGCGGCACAGGCCCCTTTGCCGAACTGGTTGCCCGCCGCTTTGCTATAACATGTCAAAGGTTAGACATTGGCAAGCGTCGTATTCCTCTTTCATTTGAAAATTTCCAGCCACCAATAAAATCGCCCGTACAATTATCGTTGTTTTAA
- a CDS encoding siderophore-interacting protein, protein MANMDTKASSKNASETAKMSGYKIIRNSMTITEITKPFASVIRVSGIVKDPNQDQWLQENNAVRIEMDAIGSAKPITRVYTIRDYYAATNIAEIDFVVHHGQSLAMDWLSKQKIGDTIYLMGPKQHYMPDYKNGHDNMFFADDTAIPALFSIFKNWPQGLKATAYIDCAHQSAIDELPKIAGVDYKTFIRQDDCAAGTSGFLVKEALSINPTTKANLWIACEREEARQIRDHFLSGGQVAKADIKAIGYWKRGMTSSIVDEKRMAHYIDLTAQGKGIEQFDEFDVKI, encoded by the coding sequence ATGGCAAATATGGACACAAAAGCCAGTTCTAAAAATGCAAGTGAAACCGCAAAAATGTCGGGGTACAAAATCATACGTAATAGCATGACAATTACTGAGATTACAAAACCGTTTGCTTCAGTGATACGTGTAAGCGGCATTGTCAAAGATCCAAACCAAGATCAATGGTTACAGGAAAATAATGCTGTCCGAATTGAAATGGATGCCATTGGTAGTGCAAAGCCAATCACCCGTGTTTACACCATTCGTGACTATTATGCCGCAACCAATATTGCAGAAATCGATTTTGTAGTTCATCACGGCCAAAGCTTGGCTATGGACTGGTTGAGCAAGCAAAAAATTGGTGACACGATTTATCTTATGGGGCCAAAGCAGCATTACATGCCTGATTATAAAAATGGTCATGATAATATGTTTTTTGCCGACGATACGGCAATTCCTGCGCTATTTTCTATTTTTAAAAATTGGCCACAAGGTTTAAAAGCCACAGCCTATATTGATTGCGCCCATCAATCCGCAATAGACGAATTACCGAAGATCGCAGGTGTAGATTATAAAACCTTTATTCGTCAAGATGATTGTGCTGCCGGCACTTCTGGTTTTTTAGTCAAAGAAGCTCTTTCCATCAATCCAACCACCAAAGCCAATCTTTGGATCGCCTGCGAGCGTGAAGAAGCGCGACAAATACGCGACCACTTTTTAAGTGGTGGGCAAGTGGCGAAAGCCGACATAAAAGCGATTGGCTATTGGAAGCGCGGTATGACATCAAGCATTGTAGATGAAAAGCGCATGGCCCATTACATAGACCTTACTGCACAAGGTAAAGGTATTGAACAATTTGATGAGTTCGATGTAAAAATATAA
- a CDS encoding siderophore-interacting protein yields MTQENDTAPHIERVRHETKRRILKVEKIEDVTPLMRRVFVGGDDLTGFVSAAPDDHIKLFFGENELTQQSREYTPRFYDEQANLLAIDFVLHDAGPASTFALNAKQGDELVIGGPRGSAVIGGNINAWLLIGDETALPAIGRRVEEAAEGTDITVIATVANEQEVQKFNTKANVTYHWVYRSVELADEPKFLLEKVKELSLQERTFIWIAAEGKVTRHLRMFFNTERHVPLNWIKAAGYWVKGFANSKEKFD; encoded by the coding sequence ATGACCCAAGAAAATGATACAGCACCGCATATTGAGCGTGTACGTCACGAAACCAAACGCCGCATATTGAAAGTTGAAAAAATTGAAGATGTAACCCCCTTGATGCGCCGGGTATTCGTTGGTGGGGATGATCTTACTGGCTTTGTTTCAGCAGCTCCCGATGATCATATCAAGCTATTTTTTGGCGAGAATGAACTAACCCAGCAAAGCCGCGAATATACACCACGTTTTTATGACGAACAGGCCAACCTATTAGCGATTGATTTTGTGTTACATGATGCAGGACCAGCAAGCACTTTTGCATTAAATGCAAAACAAGGTGATGAACTTGTCATTGGCGGTCCACGCGGTTCAGCCGTTATTGGCGGCAATATTAATGCCTGGCTATTAATCGGCGATGAAACGGCTTTGCCAGCCATTGGCAGACGGGTTGAGGAAGCCGCTGAAGGCACGGACATCACCGTTATTGCGACGGTTGCCAATGAACAGGAAGTGCAAAAATTTAACACCAAGGCCAATGTAACCTATCATTGGGTTTACCGCTCGGTTGAACTTGCTGATGAACCCAAATTTCTGCTTGAAAAAGTTAAGGAACTAAGCTTGCAAGAACGGACATTTATCTGGATTGCCGCCGAAGGAAAGGTAACCCGCCATTTACGTATGTTCTTTAATACCGAACGTCATGTGCCACTTAACTGGATTAAGGCTGCAGGTTATTGGGTAAAAGGCTTTGCCAATTCTAAAGAAAAATTCGATTAA
- a CDS encoding L,D-transpeptidase has translation MHNSIGLRPIRSTIFRTLFLGVLAIGLGACTTTGTTTVDGQPTTKTTIKPQSFIEGNKSLDERYGPDRDEPFKIKPIPNGVIPEKFQRTVVAYPSREAPGTIIVEPANHYLYFIAGNGKAIRYGVSVGAAGLGFQGEADLKVKRKWPRWIPTKDMIARAPERYKKFENGVDGGPSNPLGARALYLYQNNVDTYYRIHGTTQPSSIGKSVSAGCIRMANPDVIDLFARVRTGAKVIVR, from the coding sequence ATGCATAATAGCATTGGTTTACGGCCAATCAGGTCGACGATTTTTCGCACTCTCTTTTTAGGTGTATTAGCAATTGGCTTGGGGGCATGTACGACAACTGGTACAACGACAGTTGATGGACAGCCAACGACTAAAACAACCATCAAGCCACAAAGTTTTATTGAAGGAAATAAGTCGCTTGATGAGCGTTATGGCCCTGATAGAGATGAACCCTTTAAAATTAAACCAATTCCTAATGGTGTTATCCCTGAAAAATTCCAGCGTACTGTTGTTGCTTATCCATCACGCGAAGCGCCTGGCACAATTATCGTTGAGCCAGCCAATCACTATCTTTATTTCATTGCTGGCAATGGCAAAGCTATTCGCTATGGTGTGAGTGTTGGTGCCGCCGGTCTTGGTTTTCAAGGCGAAGCAGATCTTAAAGTAAAACGTAAATGGCCGCGTTGGATTCCAACCAAGGATATGATTGCGCGTGCGCCAGAACGCTATAAGAAGTTTGAAAATGGTGTTGATGGTGGTCCAAGTAATCCACTCGGAGCACGCGCACTTTATCTTTACCAAAATAATGTTGATACCTACTATCGCATTCACGGTACAACCCAACCATCAAGCATTGGTAAATCGGTTTCTGCTGGCTGCATCCGCATGGCAAATCCAGACGTGATTGACCTTTTTGCCCGTGTGCGTACAGGTGCTAAAGTTATCGTGCGCTAA
- a CDS encoding D-alanine--D-alanine ligase, with amino-acid sequence MNNKHVAVLMGGFSSERPVSLSSGNACADALEALGFQVTRLDVDTNVADHLAQLRPDVAFNALHGPFGEDGTIQGILEFLSIPYTHSGVLASALAMDKARAKIIASAAGVKVAPSRVMDRHDIGTIHPITPPYVVKPVKEGSSFGVVIVLEGQNTPPASLSAPEWPYGDEVIVEQYIPGREFTCGVLGDRILDVCEIVPNASYKFYDYDAKYAQGGSIHVCPAEISPNIYQNIQRMALLAHQAIGCRGVSRSDFRFDEKTDDLIWLEVNTQPGMTPTSLVPDMAKVSGLTFGDLVKWIVEDASCMR; translated from the coding sequence GTGAACAACAAACATGTTGCTGTGCTTATGGGTGGTTTTTCATCTGAGAGACCAGTTAGCCTGTCATCAGGCAATGCTTGTGCCGATGCACTTGAAGCCCTTGGTTTTCAAGTGACACGCCTTGATGTTGATACCAATGTTGCTGATCACCTTGCACAACTTCGCCCTGATGTTGCGTTTAATGCGCTTCATGGTCCTTTTGGTGAAGATGGTACAATTCAAGGTATTTTAGAATTTTTGAGCATTCCTTATACCCATTCTGGCGTACTTGCATCAGCTCTTGCTATGGATAAAGCGCGGGCTAAAATAATTGCTAGCGCGGCAGGCGTTAAGGTTGCTCCGTCTCGGGTAATGGATCGCCATGATATTGGTACTATTCATCCTATTACCCCTCCCTATGTGGTTAAGCCCGTTAAAGAAGGTTCGAGCTTTGGTGTTGTCATCGTTTTGGAGGGACAAAATACACCACCCGCATCACTTAGCGCCCCAGAATGGCCTTATGGTGATGAAGTGATTGTCGAGCAATATATTCCAGGTCGTGAATTTACCTGCGGCGTTTTAGGCGATCGCATACTTGATGTGTGCGAAATTGTTCCTAATGCCAGCTATAAATTCTATGATTATGATGCAAAATATGCACAAGGCGGATCAATTCACGTTTGCCCTGCTGAAATTTCACCAAATATTTACCAAAATATACAAAGAATGGCACTACTAGCCCATCAGGCAATTGGTTGTCGTGGGGTCAGTCGTTCCGATTTTCGTTTTGATGAAAAAACAGATGATCTCATCTGGCTTGAAGTCAATACCCAACCTGGTATGACGCCAACCTCCCTAGTCCCTGATATGGCTAAAGTTTCCGGTCTAACATTTGGTGATCTAGTAAAATGGATCGTGGAGGATGCATCGTGCATGCGCTAA
- a CDS encoding cell division protein FtsQ/DivIB: protein MRTVLKNRVIKFSRRIKGIVLRFTSGHIAIPRHSGSFAVLALLSSTIFYGTYAGNHSDDAVKLATSSLGFAVEKVDVKGNYFTSEIDVLGAIGLDGDTSIIGYDVDKVRDELKALPWVKAVTVQKIYPDRLNIMLSEHQPMALWQHNGEVDIVDKDGNVIIPYRAGFSRHLPLIVGTGAENTAQDFLNAMDEFPNIKERVRAYIRIGDRRWDIVLDNGVRVKLPEENFGKRLTQILEMDQKDGLLSRDILSVDLRLDDRVTVALTDEALKRRTETVKELEKREKARKAGRA, encoded by the coding sequence TTGAGAACAGTACTCAAAAACCGCGTGATTAAATTTTCACGACGGATAAAAGGTATTGTCTTACGGTTTACGTCTGGACATATTGCTATACCGCGTCATAGCGGCTCTTTTGCTGTATTGGCCTTATTAAGCTCCACAATATTTTATGGCACTTATGCAGGAAACCATAGTGATGATGCAGTAAAGCTTGCGACATCATCCCTCGGCTTTGCCGTAGAAAAGGTTGACGTAAAAGGTAATTATTTTACATCAGAGATTGATGTGCTTGGCGCAATCGGCCTTGATGGCGATACATCTATTATTGGCTATGATGTCGATAAGGTGCGCGATGAGTTGAAAGCTTTACCATGGGTAAAGGCTGTCACTGTACAAAAAATTTATCCTGATCGTCTCAATATTATGCTAAGCGAACATCAACCAATGGCGCTATGGCAGCATAATGGTGAAGTTGATATTGTTGATAAGGATGGCAATGTCATTATTCCTTATCGCGCTGGATTTAGCCGCCACTTGCCGTTGATTGTTGGTACTGGCGCCGAAAATACGGCTCAAGATTTTCTTAATGCGATGGATGAATTTCCAAACATCAAAGAGCGCGTTCGCGCTTATATTCGTATCGGTGACCGCCGCTGGGACATTGTTTTAGATAATGGCGTAAGGGTTAAATTACCAGAAGAAAATTTTGGCAAACGTCTCACCCAAATTCTTGAAATGGATCAAAAGGACGGACTTTTGTCACGTGATATTTTAAGTGTTGATTTACGCCTTGATGACCGTGTCACGGTTGCGCTAACTGATGAGGCATTAAAACGACGCACCGAAACTGTAAAAGAACTAGAAAAGCGTGAAAAAGCACGCAAAGCGGGGCGAGCATGA